A genomic window from Colletotrichum destructivum chromosome 7, complete sequence includes:
- a CDS encoding Putative pectate lyase PlyH/PlyE, pectin lyase/virulence factor, which translates to MQFFKFGLVPLLAALPGALACNGYTGGVPKATGTVSSKSYIEIKSGQVFDGQWKRYDRGSGACGGQSEGDYKDSVFYIQAGGTLKNAIIGKNQAEGVHCNGHCTLEFVWFEDVCEDAISIKNDKAGKQTWIIGGGAYHASDKVIQHNGCGTVNVINYYVEDYGKLYRSCGNCKSQCKRTVNLEGITAKNGGELAGINSNLGDRATLKNVCADAKTKCQKYNGCAGGCEPKKAGTC; encoded by the exons ATGCAGTTCTTCAAGTTCGGCCTGGTGCCTCTGCTGGCTGCCCTccccggcgccctcgcctGCAACGGCTacaccggcggcgtcccCAAGGCCACCGGCACCGTCTCCTCCAAGTCCTACATCGAGATCAAGTCCGGCCAGGTCTTTGACGGACAGTGGAAGCGCTACGACCGCGGCTCCGGTGCCTGCGGCGGCCAGTCCGAGGGTG ACTACAAAGACTCCGTCTTCTAcatccaggccggcggcacccTGAAgaacgccatcatcggcaagaaccaggccgagggcgtccaCTGCAACGGGCACTGCACGCTCGAGTTCGTCTGGTTCGAGGACGTCTGCGAGGACGCCATCTCCATCAAGAacgacaaggccggcaagcAGACCTGgatcatcggcggcggcgcctaCCATGCCTCCGACAAGGTCATCCAGCACAACGGCTGCGGTACCGTCAACGTCATCAACTACTACGTCGAGGACTACGGCAAGCTCTACCGCTCCTGCGGCAAC TGCAAGTCCCAGTGCAAGCGCACCGTCAACCTCGAGGGCATCACCgccaagaacggcggcgagctcgccggcatcaacaGCAACCTGGGCGACCGCGCCACCCTCAAGAACGTctgcgccgacgccaagACCAAGTGCCAGAAGTACAACGgctgcgccggcggctgcgAGCCCAAGAAGGCCGGCACCTGCTAA